The Triticum aestivum cultivar Chinese Spring chromosome 7B, IWGSC CS RefSeq v2.1, whole genome shotgun sequence genome window below encodes:
- the LOC123157035 gene encoding uncharacterized protein — MFAFKKRWMCVVTVTEGSTGYVVGYMTRSIGKDIKIEENAATTKVPYISKVLANFLRLEDSEYEVTGNIVGSVGPESTEKDSSFLIKTLRSFKEALIKDDDTNVAEIEAFLLCIDVDDEKNSLMRKIIALDELLITVRDCVLRAGAESVFYRLRAGADSEFCTQKTETESWWQMCKGKLWRSFFAS, encoded by the exons ATGTTTGCTTTCAAGAAAAGATGGATGTGTGTTGTGACTGTGACAGAGGGTTCTACTGGATATGTTGTTGGGTATATGACAAGAAGCATTGGTAAGGATATCAAAATAGAAGAGAATGCTGCAACGACCAAGGTGCCATATATATCGAAGGTGCTCGCAAACTTCCTTCGACTG GAGGATTCGGAATATGAAGTTACTGGAAACATTGTTGGAAGTGTTGGTCCTGAGAGTACAGAAAAGGATTCATCGTTTCTTATAAAAACATTGCGATCATTCAAAGAAGCTTTGATTAAGGATGATGACACAAATGTTGCTGAGATTGAGGCCTTCTTACTTTGCATTGATGTTGATGATGAGAAGAACTCTCTTATGAGGAAAATCATTGCTTTAGATGAATTATTGATAACCGTGAGAGATTGTGTCTTGAGAGCAGGTGCAGAATCTGTATTCTACAGACTGAGGGCAGGTGCAGATTCTGAATTCTGCACACAGAAGACAGAAACAGAGAGCTGGTGGCAAATGTGCAAGGGGAAGTTATGGAGATCTTTCTTCGCTAGCTGA